In the Lepus europaeus isolate LE1 chromosome 18, mLepTim1.pri, whole genome shotgun sequence genome, one interval contains:
- the DDX5 gene encoding probable ATP-dependent RNA helicase DDX5 isoform X2: MSGYSSDRDRGRDRGFGAPRFGGSRAGPLSGKKFGNPGEKLVKKKWNLDELPKFEKNFYQEHPDLARRTAQEVETYRRSKEVTVRGHNCPKPVLNFYEANFPANVMDVIARQNFTEPTAIQAQGWPVALSGLDMVGVAQTGSGKTLSYLLPAIVHINHQPFLERGDGPICLVLAPTRELAQQVQQVAAEYCRACRLKSTCIYGGAPKGPQIRDLERGVEICIATPGRLIDFLECGKTNLRRTTYLVLDEADRMLDMGFEPQIRKIVDQIRPDRQTLMWSATWPKEVRQLAEDFLKDYIHINIGALELSANHNILQIVDVCHDVEKDEKLIRLMEEIMSEKENKTIVFVETKRRCDELTRKMRRDGWPAMGIHGDKSQQERDWVLNEFKHGKAPILIATDVASRGLDVEDVKFVINYDYPNSSEDYIHRIGRTARSTKTGTAYTFFTPNNIKQVSDLISVLREANQAINPKLLQLVEDRGSGRSRGRGGMKDDRRDRYSAGKRGGFNTFRDRENYDRGYSSLLKRDFGAKTQNGVYSAASYTNGSFGSNFVSAGLQTSFRTGNPTGTYQNGYDSTQQYGSNVPNMHNGMNQQAYAYPATAAAPMIGYPMPTGYSQ; this comes from the exons ATGTCGGGTTACTCGAGCGACCGGGATCGCGGTCGCGATCGAGG GTTTGGTGCGCCTCGATTTGGAGGAAGTAGGGCAGGGCCTCTATCTGGAAAGAAATTTGGAAATCCTGGAGAGAAACTAGTTAAAAAGAAGTGGAATCTTGATGAGCTGCCCAAATTCGAGAAGAATTTTTATCAAGAACATCCTGATTTGGCTAGACGCACGGCC CAAGAGGTGGAGACATACAGAAGAAGCAAAGAAGTTACAGTTAGAGGTCACAATTGCCCAAAACCAGTTCTGAATTTCTATGAAGCAAACTTTCCTG CAAACGTCATGGACGTGATTGCAAGGCAGAACTTTACTGAACCCACTGCTATTCAAGCTCAGGGATGGCCAGTTGCTCTAAGTGGATTAGATATGGTTGGAGTAGCTCAGACCGGATCTGGGAAAACATTGTCT TATTTGCTGCCTGCCATCGTCCACATCAATCATCAGCCATTCTTAGAGAGAGGTGATGGACCTATT TGCTTGGTGCTGGCACCAACTCGGGAACTGGCTCAGCAAGTGCAGCAAGTAGCTGCTGAATACTGTAGAGCTTGTCGCTTGAAGTCTACTTGCATTTATGGTGGTGCTCCCAAGGGACCACAGATCCGAGATTTGGAGAGAG GTGTGGAAATCTGTATTGCAACACCTGGAAGACTGATTGACTTTTTAGAGTGTGGAAAAACCAATCTGAGAAGAACAACTTACCTGGTCCTTGATGAAGCAGATAGAATGCTTGATATGGGCTTTGAACCCCAAATAAGGAAGATTGTGGATCAGATAAGA CCTGATAGGCAAACCCTAATGTGGAGTGCTACATGGCCAAAAGAAGTAAGACAGCTTGCTGAAGATTTTCTGAAAGACTACATTCATATAAACATTGGAGCACTGGAATTGAGTGCAAACCACAACATTCTTCAGATTGTGGATGTATGTCATGATGTAGAAAAGGATGAAAA ACTTATTCGTCTAATGGAAGAGATCATGagtgagaaggaaaataaaaccatTGTTTTTGTTGAAACCAAAAGAAGATGTGATGAGCTTACCAGAAAAATGAGGAGAGATGG GTGGCCTGCCATGGGTATCCATGGTGACAAGAGTCAACAAGAGCGTGACTGGGTTCTAAATG AATTCAAACATGGAAAAGCTCCTATTCTGATTGCTACAGATGTGGCCTCCAGAGGGCTAG ATGTGGAAGATGTGAAATTTGTCATCAATTATGACTACCCTAACTCCTCAGAGGATTATATTCATCGAATTGGAAGAACTGCTCGCAGTACCAAAACAGGCACAGCATACACTTTCTTTACACCTAATAACATAAAGCAAGTGAGCGACCTTATCTCTGTGCTTCGGGAAGCTAATCAAGCAATTAACCCCAAGTTGCTTCAGCTGGTCGAAGACAGAGGGTCAG gtcgTTCCAGGGGTAGAGGAGGCATGAAGGATGACCGCCGGGACAGATACTCTGCGGGCAAAAGGGGTGGATTTAATACCTTTAGAGACAGGGAAAATTATGACAGAGGTTACTCTAGTCTGCTTAAGAGAGATTTTGGGGCAAAAACTCAAAATGGTGTTTACAGTGCTGCAAGTTACACCAATGGGAGCTTTGGAAGTAATTTTGTGTCTGCTGGTTTACAGACCAGTTTTAGGACTGGTAATCCAACAGGGACTTACCAGAATGGGTATGATAGCACTCAGCAATATGGAAGTAATGTCCCAAATATGCACAATGGTATGAACCAACAGGCATATGCATATCCTGCTACTGCAGCTGCACCTATGATTGGTTATCCAATGCCAACAGGATATTCTCAATAA
- the DDX5 gene encoding probable ATP-dependent RNA helicase DDX5 isoform X1, which translates to MSGYSSDRDRGRDRGFGAPRFGGSRAGPLSGKKFGNPGEKLVKKKWNLDELPKFEKNFYQEHPDLARRTAQEVETYRRSKEVTVRGHNCPKPVLNFYEANFPANVMDVIARQNFTEPTAIQAQGWPVALSGLDMVGVAQTGSGKTLSYLLPAIVHINHQPFLERGDGPICLVLAPTRELAQQVQQVAAEYCRACRLKSTCIYGGAPKGPQIRDLERGVEICIATPGRLIDFLECGKTNLRRTTYLVLDEADRMLDMGFEPQIRKIVDQIRPDRQTLMWSATWPKEVRQLAEDFLKDYIHINIGALELSANHNILQIVDVCHDVEKDEKLIRLMEEIMSEKENKTIVFVETKRRCDELTRKMRRDGWPAMGIHGDKSQQERDWVLNEFKHGKAPILIATDVASRGLGRSRGRGGMKDDRRDRYSAGKRGGFNTFRDRENYDRGYSSLLKRDFGAKTQNGVYSAASYTNGSFGSNFVSAGLQTSFRTGNPTGTYQNGYDSTQQYGSNVPNMHNGMNQQAYAYPATAAAPMIGYPMPTGYSQ; encoded by the exons ATGTCGGGTTACTCGAGCGACCGGGATCGCGGTCGCGATCGAGG GTTTGGTGCGCCTCGATTTGGAGGAAGTAGGGCAGGGCCTCTATCTGGAAAGAAATTTGGAAATCCTGGAGAGAAACTAGTTAAAAAGAAGTGGAATCTTGATGAGCTGCCCAAATTCGAGAAGAATTTTTATCAAGAACATCCTGATTTGGCTAGACGCACGGCC CAAGAGGTGGAGACATACAGAAGAAGCAAAGAAGTTACAGTTAGAGGTCACAATTGCCCAAAACCAGTTCTGAATTTCTATGAAGCAAACTTTCCTG CAAACGTCATGGACGTGATTGCAAGGCAGAACTTTACTGAACCCACTGCTATTCAAGCTCAGGGATGGCCAGTTGCTCTAAGTGGATTAGATATGGTTGGAGTAGCTCAGACCGGATCTGGGAAAACATTGTCT TATTTGCTGCCTGCCATCGTCCACATCAATCATCAGCCATTCTTAGAGAGAGGTGATGGACCTATT TGCTTGGTGCTGGCACCAACTCGGGAACTGGCTCAGCAAGTGCAGCAAGTAGCTGCTGAATACTGTAGAGCTTGTCGCTTGAAGTCTACTTGCATTTATGGTGGTGCTCCCAAGGGACCACAGATCCGAGATTTGGAGAGAG GTGTGGAAATCTGTATTGCAACACCTGGAAGACTGATTGACTTTTTAGAGTGTGGAAAAACCAATCTGAGAAGAACAACTTACCTGGTCCTTGATGAAGCAGATAGAATGCTTGATATGGGCTTTGAACCCCAAATAAGGAAGATTGTGGATCAGATAAGA CCTGATAGGCAAACCCTAATGTGGAGTGCTACATGGCCAAAAGAAGTAAGACAGCTTGCTGAAGATTTTCTGAAAGACTACATTCATATAAACATTGGAGCACTGGAATTGAGTGCAAACCACAACATTCTTCAGATTGTGGATGTATGTCATGATGTAGAAAAGGATGAAAA ACTTATTCGTCTAATGGAAGAGATCATGagtgagaaggaaaataaaaccatTGTTTTTGTTGAAACCAAAAGAAGATGTGATGAGCTTACCAGAAAAATGAGGAGAGATGG GTGGCCTGCCATGGGTATCCATGGTGACAAGAGTCAACAAGAGCGTGACTGGGTTCTAAATG AATTCAAACATGGAAAAGCTCCTATTCTGATTGCTACAGATGTGGCCTCCAGAGGGCTAG gtcgTTCCAGGGGTAGAGGAGGCATGAAGGATGACCGCCGGGACAGATACTCTGCGGGCAAAAGGGGTGGATTTAATACCTTTAGAGACAGGGAAAATTATGACAGAGGTTACTCTAGTCTGCTTAAGAGAGATTTTGGGGCAAAAACTCAAAATGGTGTTTACAGTGCTGCAAGTTACACCAATGGGAGCTTTGGAAGTAATTTTGTGTCTGCTGGTTTACAGACCAGTTTTAGGACTGGTAATCCAACAGGGACTTACCAGAATGGGTATGATAGCACTCAGCAATATGGAAGTAATGTCCCAAATATGCACAATGGTATGAACCAACAGGCATATGCATATCCTGCTACTGCAGCTGCACCTATGATTGGTTATCCAATGCCAACAGGATATTCTCAATAA